The Polaribacter tangerinus genome has a segment encoding these proteins:
- the neuC gene encoding UDP-N-acetylglucosamine 2-epimerase has translation MRKKIVFLTGTRADFGKIKSLIQVLENHSKFEPYIFATGMHLLDKYGKTVIEIQKCNFTNIHQFSNHTSENTMDLTLAKTIEGFSSYVSTLKPDLIVIHGDRVEALAGAIVGSLNNILVAHIEGGEVSGTIDELIRHSVSKMSHLHFVSNESAKNRILQLGELDSSVAVIGSPDVDIMFSDALPSLEEVKNYYEIPFQEFALVMLLEIEALYFIHKKE, from the coding sequence ATGCGTAAAAAAATTGTTTTTTTAACAGGTACAAGAGCCGATTTTGGAAAAATAAAGTCGCTAATTCAAGTATTAGAAAATCATTCTAAATTTGAACCTTATATTTTTGCTACTGGCATGCACTTGCTAGATAAGTACGGTAAAACTGTTATAGAAATTCAAAAGTGTAACTTTACCAATATTCATCAATTTTCGAATCACACTTCAGAAAACACTATGGATTTAACACTGGCAAAAACCATTGAAGGTTTTTCTAGTTATGTAAGTACATTAAAACCCGACTTAATTGTTATTCATGGAGATAGGGTAGAAGCACTTGCAGGAGCTATTGTTGGTTCATTAAATAACATCTTGGTTGCACACATCGAAGGAGGTGAAGTTTCTGGAACAATTGATGAGCTGATAAGACATTCTGTAAGCAAAATGAGTCACCTACATTTTGTTTCAAATGAAAGCGCAAAGAATAGAATACTTCAATTAGGTGAATTGGATTCGTCTGTTGCAGTTATCGGATCACCAGATGTAGATATTATGTTTTCAGATGCACTGCCGAGTTTAGAGGAAGTTAAAAATTATTACGAAATTCCGTTTCAAGAGTTTGCATTGGTAATGTTATTGGAAATAGAGGCTCTTTATTTTATTCACAAAAAAGAGTAG
- the neuB gene encoding N-acetylneuraminate synthase, translating to MKNPFIEISGRKIGIDFPPLVIAEIGINHEGSLKTAFEMVDAAKRAGVEVVKHQTHIVEDEMSAAAKKVIPGNASVSIYEIMDKCSLNEADEIALKEYVESKGIIFISTPFSRAAAERLEKMNVPAYKIGSGECNNYPLLEHIAKFKKPVILSTGMNTIESVKKAVAIFNKHRVPLALLHTTNLYPTPPHLVRFGAMTALHNAFPDKVFGLSDHTLTNHACFGAVALGASILERHFTDYKERTGPDIICSMDENECKNLIEGSSLIWQMRGGTKAPAKEEQVTIDFAFATVCTIKDVKKGQRFTMDNIWVKRPGTGEILADKFEELLSKKASRDIAKDEQLKLTDIDA from the coding sequence ATGAAAAACCCATTTATAGAAATTTCTGGTAGAAAAATTGGAATAGATTTTCCGCCACTAGTTATTGCAGAAATTGGTATTAACCATGAAGGCTCTTTAAAAACAGCTTTTGAAATGGTTGATGCAGCAAAAAGAGCAGGCGTAGAGGTGGTTAAACACCAAACACATATTGTCGAAGACGAAATGAGTGCCGCTGCCAAAAAGGTAATTCCAGGAAACGCTTCTGTTTCTATATACGAAATAATGGATAAGTGTTCTTTAAATGAAGCAGACGAAATTGCGTTAAAGGAGTATGTAGAAAGTAAAGGTATAATTTTTATTTCCACTCCTTTTTCACGAGCTGCTGCCGAAAGATTAGAGAAAATGAATGTTCCGGCCTATAAAATTGGTTCTGGAGAGTGTAACAATTATCCGTTGTTAGAGCATATTGCAAAATTTAAAAAACCGGTAATTCTTAGTACTGGAATGAACACTATTGAAAGCGTTAAAAAGGCTGTAGCAATTTTTAACAAGCATCGAGTACCATTGGCTTTATTGCATACAACTAATTTATATCCAACACCACCACATTTAGTGCGTTTTGGAGCAATGACAGCTCTTCATAATGCTTTTCCTGACAAAGTATTTGGTCTTTCCGACCATACTTTAACTAACCACGCTTGTTTTGGTGCAGTAGCATTGGGAGCAAGTATTTTAGAAAGACATTTTACAGATTATAAAGAAAGAACAGGACCAGATATTATTTGTTCTATGGACGAAAATGAGTGTAAAAATTTAATTGAAGGAAGTTCTTTAATTTGGCAAATGAGAGGTGGTACAAAAGCTCCTGCTAAAGAAGAACAAGTAACTATCGATTTTGCTTTTGCTACGGTTTGTACCATTAAAGATGTAAAAAAAGGGCAACGTTTTACGATGGATAATATTTGGGTAAAAAGACCTGGAACAGGAGAGATTTTAGCAGATAAATTCGAAGAACTCCTTTCTAAGAAGGCTTCTAGAGATATTGCTAAAGATGAACAGTTAAAATTAACTGACATAGATGCGTAA
- a CDS encoding cytidylyltransferase domain-containing protein produces MHKNLVVIPIRGGSKRVPNKNSRLLGGIPLFVHRINYAKENATICTKIVVSTDSEVLKELALKEGVQVILRPKHLAADNTPTKEVLRHVVENLEENFDNIILLQATNPFRRKELLSEAFKAYVKGDFNSLMTVTENKQKFGKIVNNTFVPFNYEFGQRSQDLEPLFFENGLLYISKSSLIVGGEIIGEKNLPFIENHPSAMIDIDEEVDFEKAMYYLEKKNRT; encoded by the coding sequence ATGCATAAAAATTTAGTGGTAATACCAATTAGAGGAGGCTCTAAAAGAGTACCCAACAAAAACAGTAGGTTGTTAGGAGGTATTCCACTATTTGTTCATAGAATAAATTATGCCAAGGAAAATGCTACAATTTGTACCAAAATTGTAGTATCTACAGATTCTGAAGTACTAAAAGAGTTAGCATTAAAAGAAGGTGTTCAGGTAATTTTAAGACCAAAACATTTGGCGGCAGATAATACTCCAACCAAAGAGGTTTTAAGGCATGTTGTAGAAAATTTAGAAGAAAATTTCGATAATATTATACTTTTACAAGCAACAAATCCCTTTAGAAGAAAAGAGTTATTGTCTGAAGCATTTAAAGCATATGTAAAAGGAGATTTTAACAGTTTAATGACAGTTACAGAGAATAAACAAAAATTTGGTAAAATTGTAAACAATACTTTTGTGCCTTTTAACTATGAATTCGGTCAAAGAAGTCAGGATTTAGAGCCGTTATTTTTTGAAAACGGGTTATTATATATTTCAAAATCGTCTTTAATAGTAGGCGGAGAAATTATAGGAGAAAAAAATTTACCGTTTATAGAAAATCATCCATCAGCTATGATTGATATTGATGAAGAAGTAGATTTTGAAAAGGCAATGTATTACTTAGAAAAAAAGAATCGTACATGA